The following coding sequences lie in one Candidatus Eisenbacteria bacterium genomic window:
- a CDS encoding HlyD family efflux transporter periplasmic adaptor subunit has product MRRTVPLLLLLVATACGRREAHYTGFVEGEERVIRSEVTGRVLEVRFAEGDTIPAGEVIARLDDQDIQAKLQSKERELAVVDADIKTAEERVELVRSTWERNLAASDADLRQATTTAEVADRTLRREAELVKTGASTVQLLDDARQKRDQAASGLERAREMRARTQAEERNITVTANELATLRERRTLTEAQLQELRVTAAKYEIRAPAVPTVVQTQHIWPGELAQPGAPIVAVLDPRDKYVQVYVPVAEVAAFTLGRRVEIELDSLPGHRVPGEVSFVADQANFTPEKIETRSDRMAQVYRAKIRVLEGVEKLQPGTEGNVYLP; this is encoded by the coding sequence ATGCGACGCACCGTCCCTCTCCTCCTGCTTCTCGTGGCGACGGCCTGCGGCCGCCGCGAGGCGCACTACACCGGCTTCGTCGAGGGCGAGGAGCGGGTCATCCGCAGCGAGGTGACGGGGCGCGTCCTCGAGGTACGCTTCGCCGAGGGCGACACGATTCCCGCCGGCGAGGTGATCGCGCGGCTGGACGACCAGGACATCCAGGCGAAGCTCCAGTCGAAGGAGCGCGAGCTCGCCGTCGTCGACGCCGACATCAAGACGGCCGAGGAGCGCGTCGAACTCGTGCGCAGCACCTGGGAGCGGAACCTCGCCGCGTCGGACGCCGACCTCCGCCAGGCGACGACGACGGCGGAGGTGGCCGACCGGACGCTGCGACGCGAGGCCGAGCTCGTGAAGACGGGCGCCAGCACCGTGCAGCTCCTGGACGACGCGCGCCAGAAGCGCGACCAGGCCGCGAGCGGCCTCGAGCGCGCGCGGGAGATGCGAGCCCGCACGCAAGCCGAGGAGCGCAACATCACCGTCACCGCCAACGAGCTCGCGACCCTGCGCGAGCGCCGCACGCTCACCGAGGCGCAGCTCCAGGAGCTGCGCGTGACGGCCGCCAAGTACGAGATCCGCGCGCCGGCCGTCCCCACGGTCGTGCAGACCCAGCACATCTGGCCCGGCGAGCTGGCGCAGCCCGGCGCGCCCATCGTCGCCGTGCTCGATCCGCGCGACAAGTACGTGCAGGTCTACGTGCCGGTCGCCGAGGTGGCCGCGTTCACGCTCGGCCGGCGGGTCGAGATCGAGCTCGACAGCCTGCCGGGCCACCGCGTCCCGGGCGAGGTCAGCTTCGTCGCCGACCAGGCGAACTTCACGCCCGAGAAGATCGAGACCCGTTCGGACCGCATGGCGCAGGTCTACCGCGCCAAGATCCGCGTCCTGGAAGGGGTCGAGAAGCTGCAGCCGGGCACCGAGGGCAACGTCTACCTGCCATGA